The following nucleotide sequence is from Echeneis naucrates chromosome 5, fEcheNa1.1, whole genome shotgun sequence.
TGACACAATTTCACAATTGCTTGTGAAACATACTGATTATATTCACAGAATCACAGAAAACATTGAGGCAATGTACATTTTGGTGAAATATAGCTGTTTGGATGCTACTCCTTAAAGGCACATTTGTACATATTTTATAAACAATAGTCCCAGAGACTGAAACATACTAATGTCTCATAAAATTAGGATGCATTTTAccagtatttctttttttcttcttcctattctttccttttttttttgtctcacccCATGTTTCCAGTGGCAGGCCATTTCTCTGACTGTGATTGAGAAGGTGCAGATCGCAGCCATTATCCTGGGCTCTTTGTTCCTCATCGCTAGTATCTCCTGGTTGGTGTGGTCTTCCCTCAGCCCTTCAGCCAAATGGCAGCGGCAGGACCTTCTCTTTCAGATATGCTACGGCATGTATGGCTTCATGGACATAGTTTGCCTAGGTAAAATGGAGATACTGTGGCTGCCATGTTGTGTTATTGCGTGGGTGGTTGGGAATTTGGAAATTTGGTGGTAAATATTTTACACATCTGGAACTTACTGGTAATTTCATCTATGTCTTTTGGTAGAAAATTTAGTGTTTATGGTTAGGAAAAACAGTTGGCAACAGTTGTTATGCAGCCAGGTAATTCCAAAAAATTGCTGCATTTCTTACTTTAGTAACTGCACAATAGGTGAGCATAATATTCATATATGATAGAAAAGGATGaattgatattttatattttctcaggTTAAAATAGGACAGggctttcaaatgaaatgaatgacatCATTTCTCCCAGGAAACTATAAAAAGTTTTAGAACCTGTAGCACCAACTCAGCTGTTGGTTACTACATCAGCCAACATTTGTTTATTACAAATATATGGACCGCTAATGAAACTAATGATATTCCTTTTGCATGAACATGTTTGTTGTCTTGTGTCTCCAGTTCTTTGAAACCTGGATTATCATCAACATGTGAACAAAACATCAGTCCaatacatgcacaaacaagtCCAGTagatttaatctttttatttttgagacctcaattgttgttgttcttaATTATGTACCTTCTTTATCCTTTGTACCTCCTGATACTTAATGAACAAACAAGTGTTTGTCTATATGTGACCCCGCTTCCTGCCTACTGACCTTCCCCCACTCTTTGTCCTTTATACCCAGGCCTTATAATCCATGAAGGATCATCTGTTTACCGGATATTCAAGCGCTGGCAGGCTGTGAACCAGAAATGGAAAGTGCTGAATTATGAGAAAGCAAAGGACCTAGATGACCCCATCAGTTCCAGCAGTAAAGGCGCTGGTCGTGTTGAGAGGAACTCTTCTGACGGTGTCACAGACAGTGGACAGAGGGCAAGCCGCCATGTCAGGACTATTCTCCACCAGCACTGTGGCTACACTATTTTGCACATTCTCAGCCAGCTAAGACACAACAACCTGCAGAGTGCCAACCATGAGGTGGTCATGAGAGTGACCACTGTATGAGGCTAAGTTACATACAGACAAATGTTCTCCAATGTTGAAGCAGCAGGTACAAATTTCAATAAGGATTTAATTCAAAGAGATCCTAATCTGCCACAAAAACACTGCCGATAACCTCTACTCTCATATTCTGTCTCCCTGAGCTCCCTGAGCAAGTGCTCTATGAAAATGATTGAGCATTATTGAGTTATTTTACCCAAGACtgtgaaaatatgacaaataagAATAATGATTCATAAAGCTATTACCCATTTTTAATCGCCATGACTGGTGTTACTCAATGTCATtggactgttttttgttttacttttgtttgatttggatTCAGCTCTGACTCTAAGAGGATTTGTGGTGATGAAACTATTGTGCTCCTTTGGATATGACCACCGCAACAATGGGCCTTGcccctttattttatttattccatgtCTTCCTACGGGTTTGCTGAACTAAAGGATCCAACACATCAGGAAGTCTCCGACACATGACACAATTGATTAAAGTATGCCCTCATTGTGCATTCATGTTTTATAATAAAGTCTTTAATGATCGCAAAGAAATACATactatttgtatttgtattatcattttttttacaccaaacaATCAATTTTATTGATTGTAGCTGGAAAACAAACCACTCTTGGTATatacagatttattatttatttttatttatgtataatttaaacattttttcaacacacatttttcaatATATAAAGTTATCCTCTTTACTTaccatgaaaaagaagaaagtaaaaagaaaaaaaaaaaagattttaaaaattgtgaaaattgtTGAAATGAAATTGGTCTTACATGGGTCAGGTTATCAATAGGACAATTATTTGAAAGCTGATGCAGACAAATGAAGGGATTTTATGCACATCATTGATATCATATTGAAATCATATATTGGCTGAAATACCAAAGACCCTTATCAGTCCTCAGATTCACTATTCACTGTCAACAACcaaataaaactgtatttgaAAATATGAAAGTGAAACAGTTATATTCCTTGTCATTCTTTTCAACCACGGTGTCTTTCAAAATCGGTATCACATAAAGTGTTATAGCTAAAACTGAGGCACAAGATTAGCTGTTGAATATACAGCAAGCTGTCTTCTATCCATGTCTCTGACAGAGAAATACACCAGGAAGTAGAACTGATGTCTCTGAGTTCTTGACAGACTGAAGTATGGAGGATATTACAGATGACAGAGACGATGCCTTTGGCGAACTGCAGTAATTCCATTTAACgcaaaacagaatgaaaatatACGCTGGCTGTTTGATAGTGTGGGCACCAAAAAATTATTGGGTATACCTGAAGGCCACATGGTACAAGCCACACGTGACTGTAACTAATTatatgaataattaaaacaacaatacaacaatactACTATTActaataagaataagaataatatgAATTTCAAATGTTATTTAAGTTAATTAAATTTGCTATATTACCTAAACTCTGTTAAGACTCTCCTTTCAGTACAGGCTCCAGTTTCTAGTGGGTTCAAAAATGGTCCCATTCGACCTCCAAATGCCCCCAGTACAATAAGTACATCATGGCTAACAAAAATGCTACACATCTACAATAATGTCCCCATATACAGTAACATTTTTGCCAGTGATAACATCAGAAAAATCAAGGATATAATCACCGGAAACTATTTAAATGCAAGATCTTTAGCCCAATTATAGGTcatcattgtttatttattgaagtAAAGTATTAAAGTTAAATTCATTTTGCTGTAAATATCTTTGACTTTTGCGGTCTGTCCTGTCTATGATtttgtgtcatcattttttctttcctcatcactgagctctctgctgctggctgcatATGTTTGTTTCAGGATTGTCCTCATCTTTTGTTGTTAAATACACCAAGCAGTGACTTTTACCATACAGTGTATTGCATAATGTCtacatttaaatttagaaataataaaaagattttgctgaaaaattCTTAATGTGCATTTATGGCTGTTCAATGGGCTATTTTTGTGTGATTATGAGGCATCATTACTGAGTAAAgatgaaataatattaaattaaaaaaaaaattaagatgatattgtttaatttttacagcTGATTTTTTAAGtatactttcttacttttaagTAAGAAACTCTGGAGTTTACAGAAGGTTTACAGTAAAGCTTATAGTATAGGCCTTTGTGATCCAAATTATTTGTCTcgtttaaaattgtatttttgtcgttttgtcattgtcattgtatttttttgtcacaatCACAGATTTGTTGTGAAGTACTGACTGAAACTATGTTAGTGTAGAGCTGTCCCttatctcaaaaacaaaaacaaatcacctTTTTGTAACCCATTTAGTCAGCTAGCTACATTTTTCTCAGTCagttttcatacattttttttctgggacAAGACGATTCAGCACCATCATGGTACGaagttaaat
It contains:
- the LOC115043922 gene encoding E3 ubiquitin-protein ligase MARCH9-like codes for the protein MLKYRIRVFFNEFKVLLLMRSGLSRRTESGADRDTRTRMRGLAIGGCGWPPLGCSQRDDEEEYYGSDPRPRSLAFDDKDGAKAQGGSLDAASLPSLSESGTRSPQCRICFQGPEKGELLSPCRCDGSVRCTHQSCLIRWISERGSWSCELCYFKYQVLAISTKNPLQWQAISLTVIEKVQIAAIILGSLFLIASISWLVWSSLSPSAKWQRQDLLFQICYGMYGFMDIVCLGLIIHEGSSVYRIFKRWQAVNQKWKVLNYEKAKDLDDPISSSSKGAGRVERNSSDGVTDSGQRASRHVRTILHQHCGYTILHILSQLRHNNLQSANHEVVMRVTTV